In the Streptomyces sp. BHT-5-2 genome, one interval contains:
- a CDS encoding lanthionine synthetase C family protein — protein sequence MTVSSTPSTPSGSPAAPALCDTASGIAHRVAGLLTSPEQVAGTARTAFAALPPELRQPAWQPASLLLGHPGIALLHTRCARDEARYAAVAHAHLAAAVAAASTAGPATVGDLLLPARLHADAHGGYTRLLARCTEVHAAYVRAHVARLVTRRQQYGPGLAYSDYDVISGLAGQARGLLAAADGGDEPCAQALHEVLGHLVEMTRPVRPAEGDGSPVPGWWCAPDRYLVPRDRAEFPRGDLNVGVAHGICGPLALMSLAHRAGHRVPGMPDAIRRIADWVVGVGRTDDRGIQWPGRVAAFPEAPGNPSPPSRQRRPSRDAGASSGPGWCYGTAGIAWSLHLAGHALGDHRMTALAEDAIHGLVQRPRDPAGPVDPGFCHGRAGVLHIVGRMAAAGGSTALWAAADDLARELVAEFDARTPFGYRQVLPPFSVSKPVPHRVDHPGLLDGAAGVALVLADYADARRGAMPEGSGGWDAAFLMS from the coding sequence ATGACCGTGTCCTCGACACCTTCCACGCCATCCGGATCTCCCGCAGCCCCCGCGCTGTGCGACACGGCCTCGGGCATCGCCCACCGCGTCGCCGGGCTGCTGACGTCGCCGGAGCAGGTGGCCGGCACCGCCCGTACGGCGTTCGCCGCGCTGCCCCCCGAGCTGCGACAGCCCGCCTGGCAGCCGGCGTCACTGCTGCTGGGACACCCCGGCATCGCGCTGCTGCACACCCGCTGTGCCCGGGACGAGGCGCGGTACGCGGCGGTCGCACACGCCCATCTCGCGGCAGCCGTGGCGGCGGCGTCCACCGCCGGCCCCGCCACGGTCGGCGATCTGCTGCTTCCCGCACGGCTCCATGCGGACGCGCACGGTGGTTACACCCGGCTGCTGGCGCGCTGCACCGAGGTGCACGCCGCCTACGTCCGGGCGCATGTCGCCCGACTGGTGACGCGACGTCAGCAGTACGGCCCGGGGCTCGCGTACAGCGACTACGACGTGATCTCGGGTCTGGCAGGTCAGGCCCGCGGACTCCTGGCGGCAGCCGACGGCGGCGACGAGCCGTGCGCGCAGGCGCTCCACGAAGTCCTGGGCCACCTGGTCGAGATGACGCGTCCCGTCCGGCCCGCGGAAGGCGACGGGAGTCCGGTGCCGGGGTGGTGGTGCGCCCCGGACCGGTACCTCGTCCCGCGTGATCGCGCCGAGTTCCCGCGCGGCGACCTCAACGTCGGTGTCGCGCACGGCATTTGCGGACCGCTCGCGCTGATGTCGTTGGCACACCGTGCCGGGCACCGGGTGCCGGGGATGCCGGATGCCATCCGCCGCATCGCCGACTGGGTGGTGGGCGTGGGGCGCACCGACGACCGGGGGATCCAGTGGCCCGGGCGCGTCGCCGCCTTCCCGGAGGCGCCCGGAAATCCCTCCCCGCCGTCCCGGCAGCGCCGGCCGTCCCGGGACGCGGGCGCGAGCAGCGGCCCGGGATGGTGCTACGGGACGGCCGGGATCGCCTGGAGCCTGCATCTGGCCGGGCACGCGCTCGGCGACCACCGGATGACCGCCCTGGCCGAGGACGCGATCCACGGCCTGGTGCAGCGCCCGCGCGATCCGGCCGGGCCGGTCGACCCCGGCTTCTGCCACGGACGCGCGGGTGTCCTGCACATCGTCGGCCGGATGGCCGCCGCCGGCGGGTCCACGGCGCTGTGGGCCGCGGCGGACGACCTCGCCCGGGAGCTGGTGGCGGAGTTCGACGCCCGAACTCCCTTCGGGTATCGGCAGGTTCTGCCGCCCTTCTCCGTATCGAAGCCGGTGCCGCACCGGGTCGACCACCCCGGCCTGTTGGACGGCGCCGCCGGGGTCGCCCTCGTGCTGGCCGACTACGCCGATGCCCGCCGGGGAGCGATGCCGGAGGGCTCAGGCGGCTGGGACGCGGCGTTCCTCATGAGCTGA
- a CDS encoding winged helix-turn-helix domain-containing protein, with protein MALLAELAFSAGDVAQVRFAVSPMWQVGASFRLLASGAADPVHRRWLEQVRPRVAAAGLDEAWLAELFPPSGYAPDFLNPAPTGPAPTLAEELAALTATPAERVRKDLDHLGHHQSGIGPRLRSLHADPHTRLARVAEEIETYWELALAPYWARIRTVLDADVFHRARQVSQHGAGHLFNELHPQVSWNDHTLRLVRRRTLSRETAGTGLLLVPSAFKGPGLSTRIAPPDPPQLAYRARGSGTLWERRAVTGTAALVAVLGRSRTLLLTELETPATTTELARRTGISMAGVSQNLTALRDAGFVTAHRAGRSVLYARTSVAESVLAAGR; from the coding sequence GTGGCGCTCCTGGCGGAGCTGGCGTTCTCGGCGGGCGACGTGGCGCAGGTGCGGTTCGCCGTCTCGCCGATGTGGCAGGTCGGGGCCAGCTTCCGGCTGCTGGCCTCCGGTGCCGCGGATCCGGTGCACCGGCGCTGGCTGGAGCAGGTGCGGCCACGGGTCGCGGCCGCAGGGCTGGACGAGGCATGGCTCGCCGAGCTGTTCCCGCCGTCGGGCTACGCCCCGGACTTCCTCAACCCGGCGCCCACCGGGCCGGCCCCCACGCTGGCCGAGGAGTTGGCCGCGCTCACGGCCACCCCTGCCGAGCGCGTCCGCAAGGACCTCGACCACCTCGGACACCATCAGAGCGGCATCGGCCCCCGGCTGCGGTCCCTGCATGCCGATCCGCACACCCGCCTCGCTCGGGTCGCCGAGGAGATCGAGACCTACTGGGAGCTGGCGCTGGCCCCCTACTGGGCCCGTATCCGCACGGTGCTGGACGCCGACGTCTTCCACCGGGCCCGGCAGGTGTCCCAGCACGGCGCCGGCCACCTCTTCAACGAACTGCATCCGCAGGTCAGTTGGAACGACCACACGCTGCGGCTGGTCCGCAGACGAACCCTGTCCCGCGAGACGGCGGGCACCGGACTGCTCCTGGTTCCGTCGGCCTTCAAAGGGCCGGGCCTGTCCACACGGATCGCCCCACCGGACCCGCCGCAACTCGCCTACCGGGCCCGCGGCTCCGGCACGCTGTGGGAACGCCGCGCCGTCACCGGTACCGCGGCGCTCGTCGCCGTGCTCGGCCGCTCGCGCACCCTGCTCCTGACCGAACTGGAGACTCCGGCCACCACGACAGAACTCGCCCGGCGCACCGGCATCTCCATGGCCGGCGTCTCCCAGAACCTCACGGCACTGCGCGACGCCGGCTTCGTCACCGCCCACCGGGCCGGCCGCTCCGTGCTGTACGCCCGCACCTCCGTCGCGGAGTCCGTCCTCGCCGCCGGCCGGTAA
- a CDS encoding peptidase C39 family protein, with the protein MTSSAPRRTVLAAALAVAAGAAVTPLAAAAGGPGRPSAPPRPEATTPHRTKSPVDYHAWTTPADWHQGTGHGTRVVPGRRPGIALARPAGTTVYHDPHTGRTATWEYATWTSPVHRLPVPATEAVASWNAHTPAGTWIAVELRATYSDGGRTPWYVMGRWTAGDGDTDIRRTSVDDQKDGRSAVSTDTLALDDPSTGLRLTSYELRLTLHRRPGTTATPTVWRLGAMASDLPDRFEVPASTPCLVGRELHVPRYSQEIHKGQYPQYDNGGEAWCSPTSSQMIIEYWGRRPTRQQLAWVDPSYADPQVCQAARQTFDYQYDGCGNWPFNAAYAATYHDLQGIVTRLPSLNDAERLVHAGIPVITSQSFLKTELDGAGYGTAGHLMTVIGFTPTGDVIANDPASPDDPAVRRVYKRREFENIWLRTKRHDEKGQVKSGSGGVCYLYFPVRPTSAQRRVLTELRIR; encoded by the coding sequence ATGACCAGCTCCGCGCCCCGGCGCACCGTCCTGGCCGCCGCACTCGCCGTCGCGGCCGGCGCCGCCGTCACCCCCCTGGCCGCCGCCGCGGGCGGGCCCGGCCGCCCGTCGGCCCCGCCGCGGCCCGAGGCCACCACCCCGCACCGAACGAAGAGCCCCGTGGACTACCACGCCTGGACCACCCCCGCCGACTGGCACCAGGGCACCGGCCACGGCACCCGCGTGGTGCCCGGCCGCCGCCCCGGCATCGCCCTCGCCCGCCCCGCCGGCACCACCGTCTACCACGACCCGCACACCGGCCGGACCGCCACCTGGGAGTACGCCACCTGGACCAGCCCGGTGCACCGTCTCCCGGTCCCCGCCACCGAGGCCGTCGCCTCCTGGAACGCCCACACCCCCGCCGGCACCTGGATCGCCGTCGAACTCCGCGCCACCTACTCCGACGGCGGCCGCACACCCTGGTACGTCATGGGCCGATGGACCGCCGGCGACGGCGACACCGACATCCGGCGCACCTCCGTCGACGACCAGAAGGACGGCCGCAGCGCCGTCTCCACCGACACCCTCGCCCTCGACGACCCCTCGACCGGCCTGCGCCTGACCTCCTACGAACTCCGCCTCACCCTCCACCGCCGGCCCGGCACCACCGCCACCCCCACCGTCTGGCGGCTGGGCGCGATGGCCTCCGACCTCCCCGACCGCTTCGAGGTGCCGGCCTCCACCCCCTGCCTCGTCGGCCGCGAACTGCACGTGCCGCGCTACTCGCAGGAGATCCACAAGGGCCAGTACCCGCAGTACGACAACGGGGGAGAGGCGTGGTGCAGCCCCACCTCCTCCCAGATGATCATCGAGTACTGGGGTCGCCGCCCCACCCGTCAGCAGCTCGCCTGGGTCGACCCCTCCTACGCCGACCCCCAGGTCTGCCAGGCCGCCCGCCAGACCTTCGACTACCAGTACGACGGCTGCGGCAACTGGCCCTTCAACGCCGCCTACGCCGCCACCTACCACGACCTCCAGGGCATCGTCACCCGCCTGCCCTCCCTCAACGACGCCGAACGCCTCGTCCACGCCGGCATCCCCGTCATAACCTCCCAGTCCTTCCTCAAGACCGAACTCGACGGCGCGGGCTACGGCACCGCCGGCCACCTGATGACCGTCATCGGCTTCACCCCGACCGGCGACGTCATCGCCAACGACCCCGCCTCCCCCGACGACCCCGCCGTCCGCCGCGTCTACAAACGCCGAGAGTTCGAGAACATCTGGTTGCGAACGAAGCGCCACGACGAAAAAGGCCAGGTCAAGAGCGGTTCCGGGGGAGTCTGCTACCTGTACTTCCCGGTGCGGCCGACGTCCGCGCAGCGGCGGGTGCTGACGGAGCTGCGGATCAGGTAG
- a CDS encoding lantibiotic dehydratase: MAGTGDVDFECGELALVRAAALPLPSHDAPHDGTPPEDARDEEAWLRRRIVELAAEPRLMEAVDLAGESLAAEVGRAVAGERLRLKSLRRIALSMVKYHSRMSHRPTPFGLFAGVGLAGFGSAPARGPVGVGRSVTRPDAAWLDGVLEALLDVPAVLERSRLTANNLHAVRDGRLVLIDHHERDGVRQLAASVRHTGVVRELMAAAARPTSFPRLVEAGRREFPHAPDGAIEGGIRQLVRGGFLLSDLLPPPDCTDPLGYVCGRLGSVEHPVVHQLNEIQRDLRSSDGGASGGGGRHARLAAVRERMRAVRPAEDVLQTDLALEVRLTLPWEVAREAERAATVLWRTSPVHRGNPHLRDCHLAFLERYGTDRQVPVLELLDEVHGLGLPRDYRRPGAPPPAPVDGTRDRVLGELLMAAARDGGREVVLDEETVRALEPAERGPAPQSMEVGAELLATGWDALCGGDFQLVLAPQAVSPLAGATFSRFAPVLGRAAARVRELALRTERSAPDDEIPACVAFRPRVLRSANVSAVPQWLSHRIPLGVGPAAAAEAVHDLRLENLAVYADADALRLVDRATGRRVRPLSYSMLNPSSRHLPYVARFLLEVGQEGRDFCVPWSWGGWASAPALPRVRHGRTVLSPARWLPDRALCAAADRADDREWSGQVGRWRRRWDVPGQVLLAKADHRVAVDLDDPLHLLVFRDEVRRAPGLRVVEHVGGRAGRQWFRGPEGAHAAEFFFPVFGRSVGRSRATGRSRAAQGIARTAAPAAPPPSPPPTTGADGGGARPRPPGARAHLPGGEWLYAKIHVPPDRQPEVLARHLGTPTDPDLLRRAGVDRWFFLRYEDPTPHIRLRFHGDPRSLWPVLLPELHAWARARAEAGVLGRVALDTYEPETERYGGPDAIDHAERLFHADSQAVVSLLATAAGRPDDPTVPAALGILDIVTGLGSPDEALGWLSGPPVLARRGGIPRDRKQAVAALLDARARPRPPAAADGRDAGWRTRGPALADLREALSAGATDPDRRGRIALSLTHMHCNRLLGPRPEQELTAHATAREALALWRGRKRNTG, from the coding sequence GTGGCTGGTACGGGTGATGTGGATTTCGAGTGCGGGGAACTGGCTCTGGTACGGGCCGCGGCTCTCCCGCTGCCTTCGCATGACGCCCCGCACGACGGCACCCCGCCCGAAGACGCCCGGGACGAAGAAGCCTGGTTGCGCCGGCGGATAGTCGAACTCGCCGCCGAGCCACGGCTCATGGAGGCGGTGGACCTGGCCGGCGAGAGCCTGGCGGCGGAGGTCGGCCGCGCCGTGGCCGGGGAGCGGCTCAGGCTCAAGTCGCTGCGCCGTATCGCGCTCTCGATGGTCAAGTACCACTCGCGGATGTCCCACCGACCCACGCCCTTCGGGCTCTTCGCGGGGGTCGGGCTCGCCGGATTCGGATCCGCGCCCGCGCGAGGCCCGGTCGGCGTCGGGCGCAGCGTGACCCGACCGGACGCGGCCTGGCTGGACGGCGTTCTGGAGGCACTGCTCGACGTCCCCGCCGTACTGGAACGTTCGCGGCTCACGGCCAACAACCTGCACGCAGTGCGGGACGGCCGGCTGGTGTTGATCGATCATCATGAACGTGATGGAGTGCGGCAGTTGGCGGCTTCCGTGCGTCATACGGGGGTGGTGCGGGAGCTCATGGCGGCCGCGGCTCGTCCCACGTCGTTTCCTCGGCTGGTGGAGGCGGGGCGGCGGGAGTTCCCCCATGCGCCCGACGGCGCGATCGAAGGCGGCATCCGGCAACTTGTCCGTGGCGGATTCCTGCTCAGTGACCTGTTGCCGCCGCCCGACTGCACCGATCCGCTGGGGTATGTGTGCGGACGGTTGGGGAGTGTTGAGCACCCTGTCGTCCATCAACTGAACGAGATCCAGAGGGATTTGCGGTCGTCGGATGGTGGTGCGTCGGGTGGCGGAGGCCGGCATGCCCGGCTGGCCGCCGTTCGCGAGCGGATGCGGGCGGTGCGGCCCGCCGAGGACGTCCTGCAGACGGACCTGGCGTTGGAAGTGCGGCTGACCCTGCCGTGGGAAGTGGCCCGGGAAGCGGAACGGGCCGCGACGGTGCTGTGGCGGACCTCCCCCGTTCACCGGGGCAACCCGCACCTGCGCGACTGTCATCTGGCCTTCCTGGAGAGGTACGGCACCGACCGGCAGGTTCCGGTGCTGGAACTGCTCGACGAGGTCCATGGGTTGGGACTGCCCCGCGACTACCGGCGGCCCGGCGCGCCCCCGCCCGCCCCCGTGGACGGGACGCGCGACCGGGTGCTCGGCGAGCTGCTGATGGCCGCGGCCCGCGACGGCGGCCGGGAAGTGGTGCTCGACGAGGAGACCGTACGCGCCCTGGAGCCGGCGGAGCGCGGGCCGGCGCCGCAGAGCATGGAGGTGGGGGCGGAACTGCTGGCCACGGGCTGGGACGCCCTGTGCGGCGGGGACTTCCAGCTGGTGCTGGCGCCCCAGGCGGTGTCGCCGCTGGCCGGCGCGACGTTCAGCCGGTTCGCGCCGGTGCTCGGCCGGGCGGCCGCGCGGGTTCGGGAGCTGGCGCTGCGCACCGAGCGGAGCGCACCGGACGACGAGATCCCCGCCTGTGTCGCCTTCCGTCCCAGGGTGCTGCGGTCGGCCAATGTCTCCGCCGTTCCGCAGTGGCTGTCCCACCGCATCCCGCTGGGCGTCGGACCCGCTGCCGCGGCGGAGGCGGTGCACGATCTGCGCCTGGAGAACCTGGCGGTGTACGCGGATGCGGACGCCCTCCGGCTGGTCGACCGGGCGACCGGCCGACGGGTGCGGCCGCTGTCGTACTCGATGCTCAACCCGAGCAGCCGTCATCTCCCGTACGTGGCACGGTTCCTGCTGGAGGTGGGGCAGGAGGGACGGGACTTCTGCGTGCCGTGGAGCTGGGGCGGCTGGGCCTCGGCTCCCGCGCTGCCACGGGTGCGCCACGGCCGGACCGTGCTGTCCCCGGCGCGCTGGCTGCCGGACCGGGCGCTGTGCGCCGCGGCCGACCGCGCGGACGACAGGGAGTGGAGCGGACAGGTCGGGCGGTGGCGGCGGCGCTGGGACGTGCCCGGGCAGGTGCTGCTGGCCAAGGCCGATCACCGCGTCGCGGTCGACCTCGACGATCCGCTGCACCTCCTGGTGTTCCGCGACGAGGTGCGGCGGGCGCCCGGTCTGAGGGTCGTCGAACACGTCGGCGGCCGGGCGGGCAGGCAGTGGTTCCGGGGACCCGAGGGCGCCCATGCCGCGGAGTTCTTCTTTCCGGTCTTCGGCAGGTCCGTTGGTCGTTCGCGCGCCACCGGTCGTTCGCGCGCCGCTCAGGGCATCGCGCGGACCGCCGCCCCCGCAGCACCGCCCCCGTCCCCGCCCCCGACGACTGGCGCCGACGGCGGCGGGGCACGTCCCCGTCCGCCCGGAGCGCGTGCGCACCTGCCCGGAGGCGAGTGGCTCTACGCGAAGATCCATGTGCCGCCGGACCGCCAGCCGGAGGTGCTGGCCCGCCATCTCGGCACGCCGACCGATCCCGACCTGCTGCGCAGAGCCGGCGTCGACCGCTGGTTCTTCCTCCGTTACGAGGATCCGACACCGCACATCCGGCTGCGCTTCCACGGCGATCCGCGGTCCCTGTGGCCGGTGCTGCTGCCCGAACTCCATGCCTGGGCACGGGCCCGCGCGGAGGCAGGGGTCCTCGGGAGGGTGGCCCTGGACACCTACGAGCCCGAGACCGAGCGCTACGGAGGACCGGACGCCATCGATCACGCCGAGCGCCTCTTCCACGCCGACAGCCAGGCCGTCGTCTCCCTGTTGGCGACGGCTGCCGGCCGGCCGGACGATCCGACGGTGCCGGCCGCACTGGGCATCCTCGACATCGTGACCGGTCTCGGCTCCCCGGACGAGGCGCTCGGCTGGCTCAGCGGCCCGCCGGTGCTGGCGCGCCGGGGCGGGATACCGCGGGACCGGAAGCAGGCGGTGGCCGCTCTGCTGGACGCCCGTGCCAGGCCCCGGCCGCCGGCCGCTGCGGACGGCCGGGACGCGGGGTGGCGCACCCGCGGCCCGGCACTGGCCGATCTGCGCGAGGCGCTGTCCGCCGGAGCGACGGACCCCGACCGGCGGGGACGGATCGCCCTGAGCCTGACCCATATGCACTGCAACCGGCTGCTCGGCCCCCGCCCCGAACAGGAACTCACGGCCCATGCGACGGCCCGTGAGGCCCTGGCACTGTGGCGCGGTCGGAAGCGGAACACCGGATGA
- a CDS encoding DUF5134 domain-containing protein has product MHTPPLVGWLLVVLCAATAGYCLSRMRTGPPAQRVTARGEGLMALGMAAMALPASAVAPPAWSPWLYTAVFGAVALWALVRRHLHHAVGALAMVYMALAMVGMGGMHDAPGTSSAHGASAAGTSGMAGMTGMPGASGAAHAAPAGVPLLTGLLLAYYAVYVLTAGVRLAPSGTAAAAGPAAGGAPGESAGPPVVLHACQVAMGLGMLAMLLAL; this is encoded by the coding sequence GTGCACACTCCGCCGCTGGTCGGCTGGTTGCTGGTGGTGCTCTGCGCCGCCACCGCCGGCTACTGCCTGTCCCGTATGCGCACCGGCCCGCCGGCCCAGCGGGTGACAGCCCGCGGCGAGGGCCTGATGGCGCTGGGCATGGCGGCCATGGCGCTGCCGGCGTCCGCGGTGGCGCCGCCCGCGTGGTCGCCCTGGCTGTACACCGCGGTGTTCGGCGCGGTGGCCCTGTGGGCGCTGGTGCGGCGCCATCTGCACCACGCGGTGGGTGCCCTGGCGATGGTCTACATGGCGCTGGCGATGGTGGGCATGGGCGGCATGCACGACGCCCCGGGGACGTCCTCCGCGCACGGCGCGTCGGCGGCCGGGACGAGCGGCATGGCGGGCATGACCGGGATGCCGGGGGCATCGGGGGCGGCACATGCCGCGCCGGCCGGTGTGCCGCTGCTCACCGGGCTGCTGCTGGCGTACTACGCGGTCTACGTGCTCACCGCCGGGGTCCGGCTGGCCCCGTCGGGCACGGCGGCCGCGGCCGGCCCGGCCGCCGGCGGCGCCCCCGGCGAGAGCGCGGGCCCACCCGTGGTCCTGCACGCGTGCCAGGTGGCCATGGGGCTGGGCATGCTGGCCATGTTGCTGGCGCTGTGA
- a CDS encoding HAD family hydrolase, with amino-acid sequence MTTTNGTRGGTAGGGIDGVLFDFSGTLLHIEPALSWLRASLAAFHAAPGTPPCPLTGDETARLAADLERAGALPGGAMPVRVPDELAALWAVRDRDTRDHRALYTGLARQVRLPHPELYDPPGDARSLYDALYERHRTPDAWLPYPDAAEVLTTLHHRGIRTGLLSNIGWDLRPVLRAHGLHRHLTACVLSYEHALQKPDPRLFTLACRELGVAPPRVLMVGDDRTADGGATAVGCAYFPVEPLPVHRRPGGLRPVLDVVGG; translated from the coding sequence ATGACGACCACCAACGGCACACGCGGCGGTACGGCCGGCGGCGGGATCGACGGCGTGCTCTTCGACTTCTCCGGGACGCTGCTGCACATCGAGCCGGCCCTCTCCTGGCTCCGGGCGTCCCTGGCCGCCTTCCACGCCGCGCCCGGCACCCCACCGTGCCCCCTCACCGGCGACGAGACCGCCCGGCTGGCGGCCGACCTGGAGCGGGCCGGCGCCCTGCCCGGCGGCGCCATGCCCGTACGCGTCCCCGACGAGCTGGCCGCACTGTGGGCCGTCCGGGACCGCGACACCCGGGACCACCGCGCCCTGTACACCGGTCTGGCCCGCCAAGTCCGCCTTCCCCACCCGGAGTTGTACGACCCGCCCGGCGACGCCCGTTCCCTCTACGACGCCCTCTACGAGCGCCACCGGACCCCGGACGCCTGGCTGCCCTACCCCGACGCCGCCGAGGTGCTGACCACGTTGCACCACCGCGGCATCCGCACCGGCCTGCTCAGCAACATCGGCTGGGACCTCCGTCCGGTCCTGCGCGCGCACGGCCTCCACCGCCATCTGACCGCCTGCGTCCTCTCCTACGAACACGCCCTCCAGAAACCGGACCCGCGGCTCTTCACGCTCGCCTGCCGGGAGTTGGGGGTGGCCCCGCCGCGCGTGCTGATGGTCGGCGACGACCGCACCGCGGACGGGGGCGCCACCGCCGTCGGCTGCGCCTACTTCCCGGTCGAGCCGCTCCCCGTACACCGCCGGCCGGGCGGACTGCGGCCGGTGCTGGACGTGGTGGGGGGCTGA
- a CDS encoding nuclear transport factor 2 family protein, with product MTTTTPTTTRALVEELLRRIGEGDAERIAERYADGADWRLDWPADEHGRAATPWIRHRASRADAAAHYRELAAHHVPGAADTRIERILVDGPDAVVLGEIRQTARPTGRAYRARFALHLTFENGLVTRHHVYEDSLAVAQAFTPRTGPSAHEERRVPAA from the coding sequence ATGACCACGACCACGCCGACGACCACCCGCGCCCTGGTGGAGGAACTGCTGCGCCGGATCGGCGAGGGCGACGCCGAGCGCATCGCCGAGCGGTACGCCGACGGCGCCGACTGGCGGCTGGACTGGCCGGCGGACGAGCACGGCCGCGCCGCCACGCCCTGGATCCGGCACCGCGCCTCGCGTGCCGACGCCGCCGCCCACTACCGCGAACTCGCCGCGCACCACGTCCCCGGGGCCGCGGACACCCGGATCGAGCGGATCCTCGTGGACGGCCCGGACGCCGTCGTCCTCGGCGAGATCCGCCAGACCGCCCGGCCCACCGGACGCGCCTACCGCGCCCGCTTCGCCCTCCATCTCACCTTCGAGAACGGCCTGGTCACCCGCCATCACGTCTACGAGGACAGCCTCGCCGTGGCCCAGGCGTTCACCCCGAGGACCGGCCCGTCAGCTCATGAGGAACGCCGCGTCCCAGCCGCCTGA
- a CDS encoding M56 family metallopeptidase translates to MMVPLTLMILGVLAAATAPRLMTRWDWPDREPVLALWVWQCVVAGVLLCCGLAMALSAAAAWEAVRSPVFGFAPRVVVEAYALNTYGPWAGVLALLLAGGGAWTVVALTREVRAARARRRRRRAELRRRSPLLPGEDPRGGRLVVLEGDRPGAWWLRDPAPQFVITTSALQRLKGRQLDALIAHEQGHLRARHDVLLHCASALAAGFPQIPVFAAFRDQVHRLVEMAADDVASRRFGRLTIALALVELNEDSGVFGPCPPQLAQVPQRVDRLLAPAARLTPGRRLRLTAYALLLPAVPLLVTFGPGLSALT, encoded by the coding sequence ATGATGGTCCCCCTCACGCTGATGATCCTCGGCGTGCTGGCCGCGGCAACGGCGCCGCGTCTGATGACCCGTTGGGACTGGCCCGACCGCGAGCCGGTGCTGGCCCTGTGGGTGTGGCAGTGCGTGGTGGCGGGTGTCCTGCTGTGCTGCGGACTGGCCATGGCGCTGAGCGCGGCCGCCGCCTGGGAAGCGGTCCGCAGCCCCGTCTTCGGTTTCGCCCCGCGGGTCGTCGTCGAGGCGTACGCGCTGAACACCTACGGGCCGTGGGCCGGTGTGCTGGCGCTGCTGCTGGCGGGCGGCGGCGCGTGGACGGTGGTGGCGCTGACCCGTGAGGTGCGGGCGGCGCGGGCCCGCCGGCGGCGGCGCCGGGCCGAACTCCGGCGCCGTTCACCGCTGCTGCCCGGCGAGGACCCGCGCGGCGGCCGCCTGGTGGTCCTGGAGGGCGACCGGCCGGGGGCCTGGTGGCTGCGCGACCCGGCGCCCCAGTTCGTCATCACCACCTCGGCGTTGCAGCGCCTGAAGGGCCGTCAGCTCGATGCGCTGATCGCCCATGAGCAGGGGCACCTCCGGGCCCGGCACGACGTGCTGCTGCACTGCGCGTCGGCGCTGGCCGCCGGCTTCCCGCAGATCCCGGTGTTCGCGGCCTTCCGCGACCAGGTGCACCGGCTGGTCGAGATGGCCGCCGACGATGTCGCCTCGCGCCGCTTCGGCCGGCTGACCATCGCCCTGGCGCTGGTCGAACTCAACGAGGACAGCGGGGTGTTCGGGCCCTGCCCGCCGCAGCTCGCACAGGTCCCGCAGCGGGTGGACCGGTTGCTGGCCCCGGCCGCCCGCCTCACCCCGGGCCGCCGTCTGCGGTTGACCGCGTACGCCCTGCTGCTGCCCGCCGTCCCGCTCCTGGTGACGTTCGGCCCCGGCCTGAGCGCGCTGACCTGA
- a CDS encoding oxidoreductase, producing MTTETINAAASGTWKLGDLTVNRLGFGAMRLPQTGTALVPDAVPRDRDQAIDVLRSAVELGVNHIDTAAFYFSALRSANELINRALAPYPDDLVITTKVGQPRDPSGAWLPHAGPEQLRGLVEENLRQLGRDHLDVVNLRVVGTDSIAERFGALAELRAAGLIRHLGLSNVHPHHLAEARAIAPVVCVQNMYGLGVRPDQDAFVRTCGEQGIAFVPFYAIAATGRQAGASGSDHPEILAVARAHGADPAQIRIAWTLHRGPHMLAIPGTGNPTHLTSNVAAAALHLSDEELATLEALHQRRP from the coding sequence ATGACCACAGAGACGATCAACGCCGCCGCATCGGGAACCTGGAAGCTGGGAGATCTGACGGTCAACCGGCTCGGCTTCGGAGCGATGCGCCTGCCGCAAACCGGGACGGCGCTCGTGCCCGACGCCGTCCCGCGCGACCGCGACCAGGCGATCGACGTGCTGCGCAGCGCGGTCGAGCTGGGCGTGAACCACATCGACACCGCCGCGTTCTACTTCTCCGCGCTGCGCTCGGCCAACGAACTGATCAACCGGGCCCTGGCGCCCTACCCGGACGACCTCGTCATCACCACCAAGGTCGGCCAGCCGCGCGACCCGTCGGGAGCATGGCTGCCGCACGCCGGGCCGGAGCAGTTGCGCGGACTGGTCGAGGAGAACCTGCGCCAGCTCGGCCGCGACCACCTGGACGTGGTGAACCTCCGCGTCGTCGGCACCGATTCGATCGCCGAACGTTTCGGTGCACTGGCCGAACTGCGCGCGGCCGGACTCATCCGCCACCTCGGCCTCTCCAACGTCCACCCCCACCACCTCGCCGAGGCCCGGGCCATCGCGCCCGTGGTCTGCGTGCAGAACATGTACGGCCTCGGAGTGCGGCCCGACCAGGACGCGTTCGTGCGCACCTGCGGCGAGCAGGGCATCGCCTTCGTCCCGTTCTACGCGATCGCCGCCACCGGTCGCCAAGCCGGGGCGAGCGGCAGCGACCACCCGGAGATCCTGGCCGTCGCCCGGGCACACGGAGCCGACCCCGCCCAAATCCGGATCGCCTGGACCCTGCACCGCGGCCCGCACATGCTGGCCATCCCCGGCACCGGCAACCCGACCCACCTGACCTCCAACGTCGCCGCAGCCGCCCTCCACCTCTCCGACGAGGAACTCGCCACCCTCGAAGCCCTGCACCAACGCCGTCCCTGA